A stretch of DNA from Curtobacterium sp. MCBD17_035:
GGCTGAGCTCCGCGTACCGACGGTTGATCTTCTTGGCCCTGGCCGCGTCCGCGTGGACGGCGGGATCCGACAGCTGACGCGTCAGGTCCTCGTGTTCGGCCAGCAGCACCGCCACCGACTCGAACACCCGTTACTCCTGGTGGCCGTTGTGGCCGCTCGTCGCGGGCACCGACTTCTGGACCTGGACGAGGAACTCGACGTTCGACTGCGTCTCACGCAGGTTCCGCAGCACGATCTCGAGCGCCTGCTGCGGATCGAGACCGGCGAGCGCCCGACGGAGCCGCCAGGTGATCTTGACCTCGTCGTTCGAGAGCAGCATCTCCTCGCGACGCGTGCCCGACGCGTTCACGTCGACCGCAGGGAAGATCCGCTTGTCCGCCAGGTGGCGGTTCAGCCGGAGCTCCATGTTGCCGGTGCCCTTGAACTCCTCGAAGATCACCTCGTCCATCTTCGACCCCGTCTCGACGAGCGCGGTGGCGAGGATGGTGAGCGAGCCGCCGTTCTCGATGTTCCGTGCCGCGCCGAAGAACCGCTTGGGCGGGTACAGCGCCGACGAGTCGACACCGCCGGAGAGGATCCGGCCCGACGCCGGGGTCGCGAGGTTGTACGCGCGGCCGAGGCGGGTGATCGAGTCGAGCAGCACGACGACGTCGTGACCGAGCTCCACGAGCCGCTTCGCCCGCTCGATGGCGAGCTCGGCGACGGTCGTGTGGTCCTCGGCGGGACGGTCGAACGTCGAGGCGATGACCTCGCCCTTGACCGTGCGCTGCATGTCGGTGACCTCTTCGGGACGCTCGTCGACGAGCACGACCATGAGGTGGACCTCGGGGTTGTTCTTCGAGATGGCGTTCGCGATGGCCTGCAGCGCGACCGTCTTACCGGCCTTCGGCGGCGAGACGATGAGGCCGCGCTGGCCCTTGCCGATCGGCGACACGAGGTCGATGATCCGGGTCGAGAGCTTGCCCGGCTCGGTCTCGAGGCGCAGGCGCTCCTGCGGGTAGAGCGGGGTGAGGTCCCCGAACTCGACCCGCGCGGCGGCCTCGTCGACCGTCTGGCCGTTCACGGAGTCGACCTTGACGAGCGCGTTGTACTTCTGGCGGCCCTGGTGGTCGTTCTCGCGCGGCTGCTTGATCGCGCCCACGACGGCGTCGCCCTTGCGCAGGTGGTACTTCTTCACCTGTCCGAGGGACACGTACACGTCGCTCGGCCCGGCGAGGTACCCCGTGGTCCGCACGAACGCGTAGTTGTCGAGGACGTCGAGGATGCCCGCGATCGGGATGAGGACGTCGTCCTCGGTGATCTCCGGCTCGAAGTCGTCGCCCTGACCGCCGCGCCCGCGCTTGCGGTCGCGCTGGCGTCGGGAGCGGGACTCCTCCTGCTGCTGCTCCTGCTGGCTGCCGCGACCGTTGCCGCCCTGGCCCTTGGCCTGGTCGCGCTGGCCGTTCTGCTGCCCCTGGTCACCCTGGGAACGGGCCTGCTCCTGCTGGCCCCGGCCCTGCTGCTGCTCCGCACCCCGGCCGACACCGTTCTGGCCGCCACCGTTCTGGCCGGCACCGTTCTGGCCGCCACCGTTCTGGCCGGCCGCGTTCTGGCCGGCGGTGTTCTGGGCCGCGCCGTTCTGGCCCGCCGTCGTGCCGCCGTTCTGCGCGTCGGCATTCTGGCCGCCACCGTTCTGGCCCTCTGCGCCGTTGCGGTCACGGTTGCGCCCACGACCACGGCTGCGGCGACCGCGGCGTTCGCCCTGCCCCTCACCCTGACCGTCGGCCTGAGCGTCGGCGCCGGCCTGTTCCGACGGCTGGCGGTCGGTGCCCTGCGGCTCAGCCGGCGAGCCGGTGCCGCCCTGCTCGACGATGTCGGCGGTGTCGGCCTCCACCGCGGATCCGGCGTCGGCCGGGGCGGTCGTCGTCGGGGCCTCGGTCCCAGCGGCCGGGTCCTGGCTGGTGGCACGGCGGCGACGCCGCGGCGTGCCCTCCTGCTGGGCGTCGCGCTCCGCGCGGACGGCGTCGAGTCCGGCGAGGAGGTCCTCGGTGCCGGTGTGGCCGGCGTTGGCGTGGGTGCCGGCGGGCGTGGGCTCGGTCGAGACCGTGCCGCCGCTCGTGGCTCGACGCGACCGCCCGCGACCGGTGGCGACGGCACCGGCCGGGGCGAGGTCGGCGCTGTCCGTGACCTCGGCGCCCGCGTCGTGGTGCTCGTGGCGGGCCGGCGCGGCGGTCTCGGAGACGGCGGCGGCCTCGCTGCCGGTGGCCGACTCGGGCTCGCCCGTCGGGTGCACCTCGGTCGGTGCCGACTCGGCGCGCTTGTCCTCGATCGCGGCAATGAGGTCACCCTTGCGGAGCTTGGAGAGGCCGCCGATGCCGAGGCCGGCGGCGATGCGCTGGAGCTCCGGGAGGCGGAGTGCCCGCAGGTCGGCTGTGGTGTCCGCCGCGGAGCCCGCAGCGGTGGTGACGTCGGTCAAGATGGATTTCCTTTCGGACCGCAGAACGCGGAGAAATTCGCCGTCCCCCGCGCGGGTACGCCACGACCGCCGTTCAGACGACGATCGGGAGACGGCTTCTGAAAGAGATGGTTCCCGATGCACCGGGCCCTGGGGATCCGCAGGACGTCAGACGCGGGCGATCGGGTTGTTCGCGATCACTTCGAGACGGGTACGACGAGCGGCACATTCGCCCCTGGGGCCGGGTGCGGCACCACTGTAGCACCTCCGAGGTCGACGGCGAGCATGAGCGGCGTCCAGGACGTGTGCGCGTGTCGCGCCACGAGATCGGCCGCCCGGAGGCGCTGCGCCGGGTCGCTCCCGAGCACGAGGAGGCTCGGTCCGGCCCCGCTGACGACCGCCGCGAGCTCGTGCTCGCGGAGCATCCGGATCAGCCCGTCGGTCTCGGGCATGGCGCTCGCGCGGTAGCTCTGGTGGAGGCGGTCCTCCGTCGCCGCGAGCAGCAGCTCCGGGCTCTGGATGAGGGCGGCGACGAGCAACGCCGACCGCGACACGTTGAAGGCAGCGTCGGCATGGGGCACGGATGCGGGCTGGAGGCTCCTCGCCAGCTTGGTCGAGAGCGTCGACGTGGGGACGAACACCACCGGTGACACCCCGCGGTGCACGAGGAGGCGCTTGTACGCCGGCCCGTCGGGTGTCATCCACGCGATCGTGAGACCACCGAAGAGCGCCGGGGCGACGTTGTCCGGATGCCCCTCCATCTCGGTCGCGACGGCGAGCATCGTGGACGCGGAGAGCTCGGTGACGCCGTCGAGCAGGCCCCGCGCCGCCATGAGCCCGGCGACGATCGCGGCCGCCGACGAACCGAGCCCGCGACCGTGCGGGATCGCGTTCGTGGCGCGGAGTTCGAGTCCGGGCTGCTCGACGCCGGCTGCCGCGAACCCGTGACGGACCGCTCGCACGACCAGGTTCGTCTCGTCCTCCGGTACCTCGCCGGCGCCGACGCCCGACACCGACACGACGAGCCCCGGCTCGGGCAGCACCCGGACCGTGACCTCGTCGTACAACGACAGGGCGAGCCCGAGCGAGTCGAACCCGGGCCCGAGGTTCGCCGTGGTGGCGGGGACACGGACGACGACGGTCCGTCCGGCCGGTGCAGTTCGGAGACCGCCGCCGGACCGGGACGGCGTCTCCTGCCGATCGTGTCCGGGGCGGTCCGCGCTCACCGAGGCGCCCCGACCAGGCCGAGCACGTCCGCCACGGCCGCGGTGTCCACGGGCACGGTCGTCGGCGTGACGTCGGTGCCCTCGGGGCCGCGCAACGCCCACTGCGGGTCCTTGAGACCGTGGCCGGTCACGGTGAGGACGACGCGCGCGCCACGCGGGACCGCGCCGGCCTCGGCCTGCTGGAGCAGTCCGGCGACGCTGATGGCGGACGCCGGCTCCACGAACACGCCGACCTCGGCGGACAGGATCCGCTGCGCGGCGAGGATCGCGTCGTCCTCGATCGCGCCGAAGTGTCCGTCGGTCTCCTCGCGGGCCTCCAGCGCGAACTGCCAGGAGGCCGGGTTCCCGATCCGGATCGCGCTCGCGACGGTCTCCGGGTGCTTGACGACCTCACCACGGACGATCGGCGCGGCGCCTGCCGCCTGGAAACCGAACATGCGCGGCAGCCGGGTCGTCCGTCCGGCGGCCAGGTCCTCGCGGTAGCCGCGCGCGTAGGCGGTGTAGTTGCCCGCGTTGCCCACCGGCAGGAAGTGGAAGTCGGGCGCGTCCCCGAGGACGTCGACGACCTCGAACGCGGCGGTCTTCTGTCCCTCGATGCGGTCGTTGTTGACCGAGTTGACGAGGTGCACGGGGTAGTTCGCCGCGAGGTCCCGGGCGATGTCGAGGCAGTCGTCGAAGTTCCCCTGCACCTGCAGCAACTGCGCGTCGTGCGCGACCGCCTGGCTCAACTTGCCCATCGCGATCTTGCCCTCGGGCACGAGCACGGCGGCGGTGATGCCGGCATGTGCGGCGTACGCAGCTGCCGAGGCGCTCGTGTTGCCCGTCGAAGCGCAGATGACGGCCTCGGCGCCGTGCTCGACGGCCTTCGAGATGGCCATGGTCATCCCGCGGTCCTTGAAGGACCCGGTCGGGTTCATCCCCTCGAACTTGACGTACACGTCGGCGCCCGTCCGCTCCGACAGCGCGCGGGCCCGGATGAGCGGGGTGCCGCCCTCGCCGAGGCTCACGACGGGGGTCGCGTCCGTGACGTCGAGACGGTCGGCGTACTCGCGCAGGACACCCTGCCACTGGTGGGCCATCAGGCTCCCTCTACTCTCAGGACACTCGTGACCGCGGCCACGACGGGTTCGGCTCGGAGTGCCACCACGGTCGCCGCGAGGTCGTGCTCGCGGGCCCGGTGCGTGCCGATCACCAATGTAGCGGTGGCCCCGGGGGTGCCCGCGTCCGACGCCGGGGCAGCCCCGGCCACGGTCTGCTCGACGGTCTCGACGCTGACCGAGTGCCGCGCGAGGACCCCCGCCACGGTGGACAACACGCCAGGGGCGTCCGTGACGCGCATCGTGATCTGGTACCGGGTCGAGACGACGCCGATCGGGAACACCGGCAGGTTCGACTGCGTCGACTCCGCCACACCGGGTCCGCCGATCACGTGCCGCCGTGCCGCCGACACGAGGTCGCCGAGCACGGCCGACGCGGTCTCGACGCCGCCCGCGCCGGCCCCGTAGAACATGAGGTCGCCGGCGGCCTCGGCCTCGACGAAGACGGCGTTCTTCGGGCCGTGCACGGCTGCCAGGGGGTGCCCCTCGGGCACGAGCGCCGGGTACACGCGTGCGCTCACGCCCTCGCGGCCGTCCGCGTCGGTCAGGCGCTCGCACAGCGCGAGGATCTTGACCACGTAGCCGGCCTTGCGGGCCGCGCGGACCTGCTCGATCGTGACGCTGGTGATGCCCTCGCGGTGCACGGCGGCCAGCGGCACGGTGGTGTGGAAGGCCAGGGACGCCAGGATCGCGGCCTTCTGGGCCGCGTCGTAGCCCTCGACGTCCGCCGTGGGGTCGGCCTCCGCGTAGCCGAGCCGGGTGGCGGTTGCGAGGGCGTCCTCGAAGCTCTCGCCCTCGCGGTCCATCCGGTCGAGGATGAAGTTCGTCGTGCCGTTGACGATGCCCATGATGCGGTCGATGCGGTCCCCGGCGAGCGAGTCGTGCAGCGGCCGGATGATCGGGATGGCCCCCGCGACCGCCGCTTCGTAGTAGAGCTGTGCGCCCACCTGCTCGGCGGCCGTGAAGAGCTCGGGCCCGTGGGTCGCGAGCAACGCCTTGTTGCCGGTGACGACGTCGGCGCCGGAACCGAGTGCCTGCAGCACGAGGGTCCGGGCCGGTTCGATGCCGCCGATGAGCTCGACGACGATGTCCGCGCCGAGGATGAGCGACTCGGCGTCCGTCGTGTACAGCGACCGCGGCAGGTCGACGTCACGGGGCGCGTCCACGTCGCGGACCGCGATCCCGACGAGTTCGAGCCCCGCTCCCGCCCGTGACGCGAGCTCGTCGCCGTGCTCGAGCAGGAGTCGCGCCACCTGGGCGCCGACGGAGCCGGCCCCGAGGAGCGCGACGCGGACGTTGCGGTATTCGATCATGGGGGTTCGTGTACCTCGTGCGGGTCGGGCGCGGACGGTGGTCAGGATGCGTCGCCGCGGACGCCGTGGGCGGTCGGGCCGCCGAAGGCGCCGCCGCTCGGGACGAGGCCGGCGTCGCGGGCGAGCAGGTCGTCGACCGTTTCGCCCCGCACGAGGATACGGGCGACGCCGTCGGCCACCGCCACCACCGCCGGGCGCGCCACGTGGTTGTAGTTGCTCGAGAGGCTCCAGCAGTAGGCGCCGGTCGCCGCCACCGCGAGCAGGTCACCCCGGTGGACGTCACCCGGCAGGTAGTCGTCCCGCACCACGACGTCGCCGCTCTCGCAGTGCTTGCCGACGACGCGCACGAGGGCCGGGGCGGCGTCGGAGGTGCGGGCGAGCCGGGCCGTGTAGTCCGCGTCGTAGAGCGCGGGCCGCGCGTTGTCGCTCATGCCCCCGTCGACGCTCACGTACGTCCGGACGGCGGTCGGTCCGAGGGGACGGTGCTCGGCGGTCTCGACCGGTCCGTGCGGCGCCTCCTCGGCACGCACCGGGTCCTCCGCTCCGGACCCGTCGCCCGGTGCAGCGGTCGAGGCGTCGAGTGCGAGTTCGACGGGCTTGACGGTACCGACGCGGTAGAGCGTGATGCCGGGCGGCCCGACGATGTACCGCCCGGGTTCGACGGCGACGACCGGCACGGGGACGTCCCGTGCCGCGCAGGCGTCCGCGATGATCCGTGCGAGGGCCTCGGCGATGTCCTCCGGCTCGAACGCCCGGTCCGACTCGGTGTAGTCGATGCCCCAGCCACCACCGAGGTTGAGCTCCGGCACGGGCCCCTCGGCGGCGAGGGCGGCGTGGACCTCGACGAGGCGACGGGCGGCCTCGCGGAACCCACCCTCGTCGAAGATCTGCGACCCGATGTGCGAGTGGAGCCCGACGAACGCCAACGCCGGCTCCGCCCGGACCGCCCGGCCCGCGGCGACCGCCTCGGTCAGGGGGATGCCGAACTTCTGGTCCTCGCGAGCGGTGGCGAGGTACTCGTGCGTCGAGGCGTGCACGCCGCTGTTGATCCGGATGCGGACGCGCTGGACCACTCCTGCGCGCTCGGCGATCCGCGCGACGCGGCCGATCTCCTCGACGCTGTCGAGCACGATCGTGCCGAGTCCGACCTCGACGGCACGCTCGATCTCGGCGTCGGACTTGTCGTTGCCGTGGAACCCGAGCCGTCCGGGATCGACGCCGCCCGCGAGCGCCACGGCGAGCTCACCGCCCGTGCAGACGTCCACGCGGAGGCCGGCCTCGGCCATCCACGCGGCGACCTGGGTCGTCAGGAAGGCCTTCCCGGCGTAGTAGACGTGCGCCGTCGAACCCACGCGGGCGAAGGCGTCCTCGAACGCGTCACGCACGCGCGCCGCCCGGGCGCGGACGTCGGAGGCGTCGACGACGTACAGGGGAGAACCGTGGCGCGCCACGAGATCGGACGCGGTGACCCCGCCGACGACGAGGTCACCGTCGTCCGTCCGTGTCGCCGAGGCCGGCCAGATGCGGGCGACCAGGGCGTTCGGGTCGTCGGGGACGGACAGACGTGCGGGGGCGAGGGGGTTGCCGGTCACGGGGGCCTTCCGGGGTGGTACGGGGCCCGGGACCACCGGGCCGGTCCAGCCTACCGAGCCGCGGCGGGCCTCCCGGCCGGGTGGACGCGGGGCGTCACGACGGGCCGACCCGTGGGATCAGGAGCACGACCCGGTCGTGCGGAGCGCGTCGTCCGACAGCGGCACGTGCGCGGCGTCGATGCGGATCGTGGCGGCCGAGGCCGTGATCGCGATCGACCGCAGACGCAGCGCGGCCGGGAGGTACCGGGCCGTGCACACGTCGACCGGCGTCCCGGAGACGCCGGGGATGCGGCCGCCGACGTCGATGCCGAGCGCGCTGTTCGTGACGCGCACCTGGTGTGGGGTGATCGTCACGCCCCGTCCGCTCGCCGCTGCGGCGACCGCGGCCGTGACCTGGTACCGGATGTCGGTGCCCAGGAAGCGGGTGCGCCCGGCGTACGCGACGCCGCCGTCGCGGAGACGGACGTCCCCCGCCACCTGGTCGAGCACGCCGGCCTGCCGCACCGCGGACGCGGTGAGACGCACCGTGCCGTCGGCGCGACCCGTCCGTCCCGTCCCCCGCACGGGCACGTCGTGCACCGTGGCGTCGAGCGCGAGCGGGACGCCGCGCACGGTCAGGTCGTGCGTCGTGACGTCGACGTCGTCGAGTCGCCCGGCGACGAGCTGCGGGATGACCACGCCGTGCGCGTCGGCGACGACGTGGCCGGCCGTGCCGGACGGGAGGGACGACTCGATCCGGTCGGCGATCGTCCGGTCGACGACGTGCCGCAGGACGAGCTCGGCGACGACCGCCAGGACGGCGAGGACCAGCACGAGGACGACCAGGACGACGACGACGCGGCGCCCGCGGCGCCGGCCCCGAGCGCCGCCGGCGGTCGCCGTCGCTGCCGACACGCGCTACATCCGCTCGGGTGCGGTGACCCCGAGCATCGTCAGGCCGTTGCGGACGACCTGCCCCGTGGCGTCGTTGAGCCAGAGGCGCGTTCGGTGCAGGTCCGTCACGGGTTCGTCGCCGAGCGGCGTCACGCGGCAGGCGTCGTACCAGCGGTGGTACAGACCGGCCAGCTGCTCGACGTACCGGGCGACGCGGTGCGGCTCCCGGAGTTCCGCCGCCTGGCGCACGACGCGCGGGAACTCGGCGAGCGCGCCGAGCAGTGCGCTCTCGGTCTCGTGGGTGAGCAGCGAGCCGTCGAAGACCGACCGGTCCACGCCGCTCGCCGCGGCGTTGCGGTCCACGGCGCACGTCCGGGCGTGGGCGTACTGGACGTAGAACACCGGGTTGTCGTTCGTGCGCTTGACGAGGAGGTCGAGGTCGATGTCGATCGCCGTGTCGGATGCGAAGCGGACGAGGGCGTACCGGGCGGCGTCGACGCCGACCGCGTCGACGAGGTCCTCCATCGTGACGACGTTGCCGGCCCGCTTCGACATGCGCACGGGCTCGCCGTCCTTGAGCAGGTTGACGAGCTGGCCGATGAGGATCTCGAGGTTGACGCCGGGTTCGTCGCCGAAGGCGGCGCACATCGCCATCATCCGGCCGATGTAGCCGTGGTGGTCGGCGCCGAGCATGATGAGGTTCCGCTCGAACCCGCGTTCGCGCTTGTCGAGGTAGTACGCGATGTCGCCCGCGATGTACGCGGGCTCGCCGTCGGACTTGATCACGACGCGGTCGCGGTCGTCACCGAACGTGGTCGTGCGAAGCCACAGGGCGCCGTCTGCCTCGTACATGTGCCCGAGCTCGCGGAGGCGGGCGATGGCGCGCTCGACGGCCTTCGACTCGTGCAGCGAGTTCTCGTGGAAGTAGACGTCGAAGTCGACGCCGAAGTCGTGCAGGGACGCCTTGATGTCGGCGAACATGAACTCGACGCCCTCGCGCCGGAAGAGCTCCTGCGCCTCGTCCCGCGGGAGGTCGGCGACGTCGCCGTCGAAGGTGGCGAGGACCCGGGCGGCGATCTCGGTGATGTAGGCACCGCCGTAGCCGTCCTCGGGGGTGGGCTCGCCGAGGGCGCTCGCGAGCAGGCTGCGGGCGAAGCGGTCGATCTGGCCGCCGTGGTCGTTGAAGTAGTACTCACGGGTGACGAGCCCGCCCTGCGCCGTGAACACGCGCGCGAGGCTGTCGCCGACCGCGGCCCAGCGGACGCCGCCCATGTGGATCGGGCCGGTCGGGTTCGCGGAGACGAACTCGAGGTCGATCCGGACGCCGTCGTAGAGGTCGCCGCGCCCGAACGCACCGCCCTCCTCGACGATGGTCCGCGCGATCGCTCCGGCGGCGGCGGCCTCGAGCGTGATGTTGATGAAGCCGGGGCCGGCGACGTCCACCGCGTCGACGCCGTCGAGCTCGGTGAGCTCCCCGGCGATCTCGGTGGCCAGCTCACGCGGGTTCGTCCCGAGGCGCTTGGCGAGCTGCATGGCTGCGTTCGAGGACCAGTCCCCGTGTGCCCGGTTGCGGGGGCGTTCGAGGGCCGCGTGGGACTCCCCCACCACGACGGTGTCGGCGGCGCCCCGTCGCTCGACGATCCCGGCGAGGAGCGACAGGTACGCGGCGGAGAGTTCGGCTGGGGTCACGGCGGTCGAGTCTACCGGGGCGTCGTCGCACGGTCCGCGCCGCGGCGACGGCTCGTGCGCGCCGCGCTGCGAGCGGGGTTCGCGCGTCGGGTACGGGGTGCGTCATCATGGTCGGATGACCTCCCGCACCCTCGTCCGGGCGATCACCACGGTCGCGATCGCCGCTGCGAGCGTGCTCGCCGTCAGCGGGTGCACCGGTGGCCACGCGTCCTCCGCCGGACGGAGCGGGACGACGTCCTCCTCGACACCCCCGGCGCCGATCGGCACCCGCGTCGACGTCCCCTGCGCGGCCCTGGTGCCCGAGCAGGTGCTCGCCACGTACGGCCGGACCTTCACGCTCGACACGGACGCGACACCGGCGCACGGCAGCACGGCGGCCGGCATCGCGGCGGAGCGCGGGGACGTCTGCACCTGGCGGGACGCCAGCGGCGGCGCTCGTCTGACGCTGGCGGTCGCCTCGCTGCCGGAGTCGACCCTGACGAAGCTCAAGGACACCCTGTACGAGGACAGCAACAGCGTGCCGACGTACACCGTCGAGGGCTACTTCGAGGCGCGGAAGGGCATCGGGCGGGCCGATGCGTTCACGGATCCGTACTGGATCCACGTGGAGTCGACGGTGTTCGGTGAGCCGGGCGACGCGCAGCCGGTCGTCGACGCGGTCCGCACGGCCCTCTCGTCCGCCACGGCGAGCGCGTCTGCGACGCCGCAGGCCGGGTAGCGCGGTTCAGAGGCCGATGTGACACGTGCCCTCCGGGGCCGGGCAGGGGACAGTCCGTCGACCGCCTCGTGGCGCGCAGCGGTGGCGCGGCCCCGGCGCTGACGTCGACGACGGCGAGCAGCGGGCGACGGATCGGAGCGGGTCGTCCATCCGCTGCCCGGGCAGCGTCACCGGTGTCCGGGAGCGGTCGTGGGACCTGCTACGGTGGGAGCACCCCGGGCCCCCATAGCTCAGGGGATAGAGCACTGCCCTCCGGAGGCAGGGGCGGAGGTTCGAATCCTCCTGGGGGCACCATCGGTCGCTCAGGCCGTCCGTCGCTAGGCCGTCCGTCGTTCACGGCACGACCACGATCCGCTGCCCCGGCTCCTCGTCCCGACCCCACGCCTGCTCGATCTCGCCGAGCGCGACGGGAACGGGCTCGACCACGATGCCGCCCGCGTCGATCTCCGCGACGAGGGACGGCAGCTCGGCCAGGTAGCCCGCCGGCGAGACCGCACCCTGCCCGTTGCCGAGCAGCCGGAGGTCCGCGCCGCGGAGCACGGCCGACGGCAGCGTGATGTCGGGACCGGCCACGGACCCGATCTGGATCCAGTGGAGCGCGGCGCTCCGGTCCCTCCTGGCGGTGAGGACGGCGCGGATCGCCTGTTCGGTCGGCGCGCCCCAGAGGTAGTCGAGCACGATGTCGACGTCAGCGGCCGCCGCACCGAGCGCGGCGTCGGCGGCCGGTACCCCGAGCTGCACGAGGCTGTCGGCGCCGACCTCGGCGAGGGCGTCGAGGCGACGCCGGTCCCGACCCGCCGCGACGACCCGCCCCGCGCCGAGGTGCTTCGCGATGCGGACCGCCATGGAGCCCGCGCTGCCGGTGGCGCCGAGCACGAGGACGGACTGTCCCGGGCGGACGGGGACGCGGCGGCGGAGCGCGACCCACGACGACATCGCGGGGTTCATGGTGGCGGCGACGCGGAGCGGGTCGATGCCGTCCGGCAGGACGACGGAGCGACGACGGTCGACGACGGCTCGCTCGGCCATCGTCCCGATGACGTCGTCGTCCGCGACGAAGTACACGAGCGCCCCGTCCGCACGCCGTCCGACGGCGTCGACGCCGGGGACCATCGGCAGGACGCCGGTGCTCGTGTAGTGGGCACCCGCCGCACCCGAGCGAGTGCGCGGATGGAGGCCGACGGCGACCACGTCGACGAGTTCCTCGTGGCCGGAGCGCGGTTCGGGGACCGGGACCGCACCGCTCCGGGGTGGCTCGCCGAACGCGGTGACGACGGCTGCGTGCATGGTGGGCATCGGTTCCTCCTCGCGCCACACCGATTTGGTACGTGGCACAAACCAGTTTAGTTGGCGCCACGTACAACCACAAGTACGATGTCCGTGTGACCACTGCTCCGGACCCCGACCTCGGGATCGTCGACGCACTCGCGCAGCTGTCGTTCCTCGTCCAGAACACGCTCGCCCGCACCGCGGACGCCGACGACCTGTCGCTCGTGCAGACCCGCCTGCTCGGC
This window harbors:
- a CDS encoding homoserine dehydrogenase, whose amino-acid sequence is MIEYRNVRVALLGAGSVGAQVARLLLEHGDELASRAGAGLELVGIAVRDVDAPRDVDLPRSLYTTDAESLILGADIVVELIGGIEPARTLVLQALGSGADVVTGNKALLATHGPELFTAAEQVGAQLYYEAAVAGAIPIIRPLHDSLAGDRIDRIMGIVNGTTNFILDRMDREGESFEDALATATRLGYAEADPTADVEGYDAAQKAAILASLAFHTTVPLAAVHREGITSVTIEQVRAARKAGYVVKILALCERLTDADGREGVSARVYPALVPEGHPLAAVHGPKNAVFVEAEAAGDLMFYGAGAGGVETASAVLGDLVSAARRHVIGGPGVAESTQSNLPVFPIGVVSTRYQITMRVTDAPGVLSTVAGVLARHSVSVETVEQTVAGAAPASDAGTPGATATLVIGTHRAREHDLAATVVALRAEPVVAAVTSVLRVEGA
- the thrC gene encoding threonine synthase, with amino-acid sequence MAHQWQGVLREYADRLDVTDATPVVSLGEGGTPLIRARALSERTGADVYVKFEGMNPTGSFKDRGMTMAISKAVEHGAEAVICASTGNTSASAAAYAAHAGITAAVLVPEGKIAMGKLSQAVAHDAQLLQVQGNFDDCLDIARDLAANYPVHLVNSVNNDRIEGQKTAAFEVVDVLGDAPDFHFLPVGNAGNYTAYARGYREDLAAGRTTRLPRMFGFQAAGAAPIVRGEVVKHPETVASAIRIGNPASWQFALEAREETDGHFGAIEDDAILAAQRILSAEVGVFVEPASAISVAGLLQQAEAGAVPRGARVVLTVTGHGLKDPQWALRGPEGTDVTPTTVPVDTAAVADVLGLVGAPR
- the thrB gene encoding homoserine kinase; this encodes MSADRPGHDRQETPSRSGGGLRTAPAGRTVVVRVPATTANLGPGFDSLGLALSLYDEVTVRVLPEPGLVVSVSGVGAGEVPEDETNLVVRAVRHGFAAAGVEQPGLELRATNAIPHGRGLGSSAAAIVAGLMAARGLLDGVTELSASTMLAVATEMEGHPDNVAPALFGGLTIAWMTPDGPAYKRLLVHRGVSPVVFVPTSTLSTKLARSLQPASVPHADAAFNVSRSALLVAALIQSPELLLAATEDRLHQSYRASAMPETDGLIRMLREHELAAVVSGAGPSLLVLGSDPAQRLRAADLVARHAHTSWTPLMLAVDLGGATVVPHPAPGANVPLVVPVSK
- a CDS encoding diaminopimelate decarboxylase encodes the protein MTGNPLAPARLSVPDDPNALVARIWPASATRTDDGDLVVGGVTASDLVARHGSPLYVVDASDVRARAARVRDAFEDAFARVGSTAHVYYAGKAFLTTQVAAWMAEAGLRVDVCTGGELAVALAGGVDPGRLGFHGNDKSDAEIERAVEVGLGTIVLDSVEEIGRVARIAERAGVVQRVRIRINSGVHASTHEYLATAREDQKFGIPLTEAVAAGRAVRAEPALAFVGLHSHIGSQIFDEGGFREAARRLVEVHAALAAEGPVPELNLGGGWGIDYTESDRAFEPEDIAEALARIIADACAARDVPVPVVAVEPGRYIVGPPGITLYRVGTVKPVELALDASTAAPGDGSGAEDPVRAEEAPHGPVETAEHRPLGPTAVRTYVSVDGGMSDNARPALYDADYTARLARTSDAAPALVRVVGKHCESGDVVVRDDYLPGDVHRGDLLAVAATGAYCWSLSSNYNHVARPAVVAVADGVARILVRGETVDDLLARDAGLVPSGGAFGGPTAHGVRGDAS
- the argS gene encoding arginine--tRNA ligase, which encodes MTPAELSAAYLSLLAGIVERRGAADTVVVGESHAALERPRNRAHGDWSSNAAMQLAKRLGTNPRELATEIAGELTELDGVDAVDVAGPGFINITLEAAAAGAIARTIVEEGGAFGRGDLYDGVRIDLEFVSANPTGPIHMGGVRWAAVGDSLARVFTAQGGLVTREYYFNDHGGQIDRFARSLLASALGEPTPEDGYGGAYITEIAARVLATFDGDVADLPRDEAQELFRREGVEFMFADIKASLHDFGVDFDVYFHENSLHESKAVERAIARLRELGHMYEADGALWLRTTTFGDDRDRVVIKSDGEPAYIAGDIAYYLDKRERGFERNLIMLGADHHGYIGRMMAMCAAFGDEPGVNLEILIGQLVNLLKDGEPVRMSKRAGNVVTMEDLVDAVGVDAARYALVRFASDTAIDIDLDLLVKRTNDNPVFYVQYAHARTCAVDRNAAASGVDRSVFDGSLLTHETESALLGALAEFPRVVRQAAELREPHRVARYVEQLAGLYHRWYDACRVTPLGDEPVTDLHRTRLWLNDATGQVVRNGLTMLGVTAPERM
- the rho gene encoding transcription termination factor Rho — its product is MTDVTTAAGSAADTTADLRALRLPELQRIAAGLGIGGLSKLRKGDLIAAIEDKRAESAPTEVHPTGEPESATGSEAAAVSETAAPARHEHHDAGAEVTDSADLAPAGAVATGRGRSRRATSGGTVSTEPTPAGTHANAGHTGTEDLLAGLDAVRAERDAQQEGTPRRRRRATSQDPAAGTEAPTTTAPADAGSAVEADTADIVEQGGTGSPAEPQGTDRQPSEQAGADAQADGQGEGQGERRGRRSRGRGRNRDRNGAEGQNGGGQNADAQNGGTTAGQNGAAQNTAGQNAAGQNGGGQNGAGQNGGGQNGVGRGAEQQQGRGQQEQARSQGDQGQQNGQRDQAKGQGGNGRGSQQEQQQEESRSRRQRDRKRGRGGQGDDFEPEITEDDVLIPIAGILDVLDNYAFVRTTGYLAGPSDVYVSLGQVKKYHLRKGDAVVGAIKQPRENDHQGRQKYNALVKVDSVNGQTVDEAAARVEFGDLTPLYPQERLRLETEPGKLSTRIIDLVSPIGKGQRGLIVSPPKAGKTVALQAIANAISKNNPEVHLMVVLVDERPEEVTDMQRTVKGEVIASTFDRPAEDHTTVAELAIERAKRLVELGHDVVVLLDSITRLGRAYNLATPASGRILSGGVDSSALYPPKRFFGAARNIENGGSLTILATALVETGSKMDEVIFEEFKGTGNMELRLNRHLADKRIFPAVDVNASGTRREEMLLSNDEVKITWRLRRALAGLDPQQALEIVLRNLRETQSNVEFLVQVQKSVPATSGHNGHQE